One Thunnus thynnus chromosome 18, fThuThy2.1, whole genome shotgun sequence genomic region harbors:
- the LOC137169869 gene encoding clavesin-2-like produces the protein MTHLQAGLSPETLEKAKVELKENPETLHQDIQEVRDMIITRPDIGFLRTDDAFILRFLRARKFNHFEAFRLLAQYFEYRQQNLDMFKNLKATDPGIKQALKDGFPGVLSNLDRYGRKILVLFAANWDQSRYTFVDILRAILLSLESMIEDPELQVNGFILIIDWSNFTFKQASKLTPSMLRLAIEGLQSGVLLQRSEPAAGEKKRTGQHPVCRLRLCSLSRPPFEISPTTVVSSGEVGTKYDCLWVSAVWRAVVMASSVDLFAVYAGPVQGGFDVI, from the exons ATGACTCACCTACAGGCTGGCCTGTCTCCAGAGACCCTGGAGAAGGCCAAGGTTGAGCTGAAAGAAAACCCGGAGACTTTACACCAGGACATCCAGGAGGTCCGGGACATGATCATCACTCGGCCGGACATCGGTTTCCTCAGGACAGACGACGCGTTTATCCTCAGATTCCTCCGGGCGAGGAAATTCAACCACTTCGAGGCGTTCCGGCTGCTGGCACAGTATTTTGAGTACCGACAGCAGAACCTGGACATGTTCAAGAACCTGAAAGCCACGGACCCGGGCATCAAGCAGGCCCTGAAGGACGGCTTCCCCGGCGTGCTCTCCAATCTGGACAGATACGGCAGGAAAATTCTGGTCCTGTTCGCAGCCAACTGGGACCAGAGCAG atacACATTTGTGGACATACTGAGGGCTATACTGCTGTCGCTGGAATCTATGATTGAAGATCCGGAGCTGCAGGTCAACGGCTTCATCCTCATCATAGACTGGAGTAACTTCACCTTCAAGCAGGCGTCCAAACTGACTCCCAGTATGCTGCGGTTGGCCATCGAGGGGCTACAG TCAGGAGTCTTGCTGCAGCGTTCTGAACCAGCTGCAGGCGAGAAAAAGAGGACTGGCCAACACCCAG TTTGCAGACTTCGTCTCTGTAGTCTGTCTCGTCCTCCGTTTGAGATCAGTCCCACCACTGTTGTGTCATCTGGAGAGGTGGGGACCAAGTATGACTGTCT GTGGGTCAGTGCAGTGTGGAGAGCCGTGGTGATGGCCTCCTCTGTGGATCTGTTTGCTGTGTATGCTGGTCCAGTTCAGGGTGGATTTGATGTGATTTAG